The Panicum virgatum strain AP13 chromosome 6K, P.virgatum_v5, whole genome shotgun sequence nucleotide sequence GATACGATCCCTTTGAATACTCTTGAGTGAAAACTACAGTGGTATCCGctcgcttgcggattttattacCAACAATAGCACACATCTTGATGTATGAGCCTTTTGTTGTTAAACATTAATCTATGTCTTCACATAGATGACTTATACGATGATTAATTCAtgctcatatactcaacaagatGATTAGTCCCTTAATCGTGATATCAATCAATCCACTAAAtcccactaggggcctagatgcacttttaatattttgttcattaaatttaatttttttatacattAAAATTAACatttgttcgtgttgttaaaatatttgttcccaaTAGCCGAAAATAATTATTTAGTACTAGAAATGTTTTTAAAATATTATGCAAACATAGGCCATTGTGATTTTTTTAAGATCTTAATATAGAAAAGTTAATGCTGCAATTAGAATTTAATATGGACGCACAATTTAACATTTATAGATTTTTAGTAGGAACACTGCATGTACTGGGTGATATCATCAATTTGTCTCCACCTGCATGCATGCTTCTGATATTCTATTTCCTGCCGGCGAATATGGTTTGTGGCTTAGTTTCCTGGGCAAATGTTTGGCGGCCCATTTATTTTGCGCAGATTCTTCAGGTGATGTCTCCCCGAACAATCACCTCAAGAACCCCTCCGAGCAGCCGTTTCTAGACTCCTCCTCTTTTCCCCAGCTACAGTTGTCCGGGGCGAAAAAGAGGTGCTGTAGGTTTCCGGCCGCGATTCCGCCGGCCCGttcctctccggcggccggaaaggcgccggagagggaggagggccgggaAATCGTTGCGCGGATGTATATAGATTAGGGTCGTGGCTTCCTAGGTCTAGAATTTGCTTGCCGTCAGTGTTTGGCGGTGGACCTAGGTCGTGCCGGGAGGAGGTCGCTCCTCTGCGGGATGCTTGTCCTGGCGGTgtcggcgaggcggtggcggcggccgcgcggcggaataatgctccaactcctcctcgccCCGTTGGTTCTTGACTCCGGTGCCAGCGGCGAGTTTGGGAGCTTTTGTACAGGAGTCCGGGGCCGGTGCTTCATCGCCTTGGTCAGGTGAAGCTTTTGCTGGCCTCTTTTCTCTTCGATGCGGAGCTGGTTGTGGGTGAAGTGGATGGTGGCCTGCTGGATCGGGCTCGTTCTTCTCTCGGCGGCGGAAGTCGTCGACGGCACGCCCAGATCCAGGGGCTGGAGGGGTCGGGCGCTGCCTCGGTCGTTGCACAGTCGCTGATGACTACATCCCGTTCTGTGGAGCGGGTGTCAACTTCGACTCCTTCCAAAGCCTTAGTGCGATGGGGCTCTTCCAGCTCGTGGCGGGGCTCGATttcttcggcggcggcgatggccggcGATGGAGGTGTCGAGCCTGTTCTGGGTGCAAAGGTCTTAGGGACCTTGTTGTAATTTTTGCTTTTTTCAGGGACCTTGCGTAGTTTGGCTGCTACAGCTGTCTCCGTATCCTTTTCGTACGTATCTGTACCAGCATATGTCTTTGTACACTTTCCTTATCTAGCAATACAGATGCATATTATCAAAAAAACAATCACCTCAAGCGATAGTTAATCGCGTTCGTTTGTAGCCTAGTGCATGGTTACAGAAGTCTCATTAGCAACTCAGGTCCTGGGTTTGACTCCCCGTGAGAGcgaatatttttgaatttaacGGCATTATGCTTTCAGTAGTAGATGATATTCCCGTTGATAGTGAACCGCTTGTGGTGATTTTgtcaatttcaaaattttgctAGCTCAACTAATAGAAGATAAAATTCGCGTACGTATGTTAATATAAGGGTGGATGAGCATGCGTTGTGAATGTTTGAGTTGTACtatgtaattaaaaaaaatttacacaagaatAGAAGACAGATGAACATCCCGTTGGGAAGGATTCCACGCTCGGCCTCGACTCCTCCAAGAGGAGTCCTCTTGTATTTCCATGAGTGACGGAAGAGCTATAAACCTCTGCTCGTTGCATCCAGATGAATTTCCAACCCAATTTTGAAATGATCGGACCGCACGCGAACAaaatagggtgtgtttagttggtgaaaagtttagattttggtattgtagcatattttgttgttatttgacaaataatgttcaatcatagactaattaagcttaaaagattcatctcgtggtaattagttagactgtgtaattaattattttttaactgtttttagtgctccatacatgtgtttaaaaatTTAATGTGACGGGCACTAtatgaatttttttagaaactaaacaAAACAGGACCTAAACATCACGAAGACACGGCCAGTCCTGGAGCCTATGTACTCGATATGTCCACACAGCACGTTATGAAGGTGGCTGATGACAGCGACTGGCCGATTGCCAttcggccttgtttggtttggtatTCTAAGATCATAGAATACAGTTTGACAATTTATTGGAGTGTCAAGCAAAGTCAGTTTATAAAATTAACTCCAGAACCCTGCACTAGgaactctgaagaatctaatgagatctttaaCCGCGTGATTaaaggatggttactatagtatcactgtagccaatcattaattaattatcatcattagattcatcacaaaaAGTTAGACTTATTTCTGAAAAAAGtgttacaaatagacttcatttaatccTTCTTGAgtgcgagatttttttttttggagaacgTGCGTTCTAGTCCCTGGTATGATCCAAACAAGACCGAATGGGAGAACTTCGTCGGGTACGAAATGGATGGGGCTGCATACCTCGAGTCTATATCACGCCACTAGAAGATGCCGTAACCAGAGGCCGgttgaatttaaatttcattCAGATTTATTTGTTCTCCAAAATGCAGATTTCTAAAAGTGATTCCGCCTTTGGGGAACCGAGAAATCAGAGGGAGAAaaaccagtttttttttttaagttcGATCCATAACATGAGTGCTTCAAAGTAACCATAATTTTTTTCAGTTTTACTATTACAGTCATAAGCCAAGCGCTCAAACATATTCAGGTATCGCTCTTCTCGTTTGCGTTACCGGTGTACAGTGTTATCTTTTCAATCTACACGaatttttttatctttcttATTGTCAAAACTATAAAAAGCTAACCGATATAAGAAACAACTGAAGGAAAGAAGACAGGAAAAAATCGTGTTGACAAAAAAACTTGCAATACGTCAAGAAGATGAACCAAATTAAACAATATTTTCTTCAAAATCTGCAGCGGACATTTGCAATCGTCATGCATGGTGACCTCGTCTAGTACATTTGCAAGAAGCGGCCTAGCTACTAGAAGCGCGTCTAGTACAGCGAGTCCTCGTCCATGGTGGCCTCGTCGTTCTCAATCTCCGTGATCGTGAGCGGCTCCTTCCCCATGGGCGCCGCGATGATGGGCTCCTCCTCGAAGCTCCCGCCCTTGAGCCGCTGCGCAAAGAACTCGTACTTGAGCACGTCCATGTCGCTCACGCTCCGGCGCGCGTGCTTCAGGGCGCCCAGGAAGTGCAACAGCCCGATCTCGGCGCCGCGcatggccgccgccttgccCACCGCCAGGCTCCGCTGGATCACGTCGCGCACCGCCAGTTTGCACGCGCGCTGGCAGATCTCGGTGATGTCGGCGCCGCTGAAGCCGGCCGTGAGGCGCGCCAGCGCCGGCAGGTGGACGCGGCGCGAGACCGGGGACCGGCGCAGGCACGACCTGAAGATCTGCAGGCGCGAGGGCTCGTCGGGGAGCGGGATGTAGATGAGCTGGTCCAGCCGGCCGGGGCGGAGCATCGCCGGGTCGATGATGTCGGGGCGGTTGGTGGCGCCGATGACGAACACCGTCTTCTTGGCGTTGATGCCGTCCATCTCCGTGAGGAGCTGGTTGAGCACGCGGTCCGAcgtgccgccggcgtcgcccacGTTGTTGCCGCGCTTGACGGCGATCGAGTCGAGCTCGTCGAAGAAGAGGatgcacggcgccgccgcgcgcgccttgTCGAAGAGGTCGCGGACGTTGGCCTCGCTCTCGCCGTACCACATGGTGAGCAGCTCGGGGCCCTTGACGCTGATGAAGTTGGCCTTGCACTCCTTGGCGATGGCCTTGGCCAGCATCGTCTTGCCGCACCCCGGCGGGCCGTAGAAGAGCACGCCGCGCGACGGCGACATGCCGAACATCTCGAACATCTCGGGGTGCTCCACCGGGTACTGCACCGTCTCCTGGAGCTCCAGCTTGAcgtcctccaggccgccgatgTCCTCCCACGAGACCTTGGGCACCTCCACGAGCCCCGTCTCGCGCAGCGCCGAGGGCTTGGTCACCTCCATGGCGTGCTTCAGGTGGTCATTGCAGACGCGCAGCGAGTTGAGCACGTCCACGTCGATGGTCTCGTCCTCCACGTCGATCACGTCCATCTTCTCGCGGATCAGCTGGAAGGCCGCCTCGGAGCAGagcgcggcgaggtcggcgcCGACGAACCCGTGGGTGTCCTTGCCGATGCGCTCGAggtcgacgtcgtcggcgaggGGCATGTCCTTGCTGTGGATGCGGAGGATCTCGAGGCGCCCGATGTCGTCCGGCACGCCGATGTCGAGCTCCCTGTCGAAGCGGCCGAAGCGGCGGAGCGCCGGGTCCAGGCTATTGGGGCGGTTGGTGGCGCCGATGACCACGACCTGCGTGCGCGGCCGGAGCCCGTCCATGAGCGTGAGCAGCTGCGACACGACGCGGCGCTCCACCTCGCCGTGGGTCTTGTCGCGGTTGGGGGCGATGGCGTCGATCTCGTCCATGAAGATGATGGACGGGGCCAGCCGCTCCGCGTCCTCGAACACCCTGCGCAGGTTGGCCTCGCTCTCGCCGGCCATCTTGGACATGATCTCCGGGCCGTTGACGACGACGAAGTGGGCGCCCGACTCCGAGGCGATGGCGCGCCCGAGCAGCGTCTTGCCGGTGCCGGGCGGGCCGTAGAGCAGGATCCCCTTGGGCGGCTTGACGCCGAGCGTCTGGAACAGCTTGgggtggcgcagcgggagctcGACGAGCTCGCGGATCTGGGCGAGTTGCTTGCGGACGCCGCCCACGTCGTCGTAGCCGGGGCCGTCGAGGCGCTCC carries:
- the LOC120712327 gene encoding cell division control protein 48 homolog D-like; the encoded protein is MDAEGGRKDFSTAILERKKAPNRLLVDDGEGDVVPDYSTVALSPAAMEELGVYEGDLVMLRGKRRRETVCYALPDESCPEGRVRVSRGVRGNLRVKLGDVVTVNRRVAAPNGTRVQVTPFEDSVAGISGDLFEAYLKPYFSNYLRPLCRGDCFMVRGNMLAVEFKVVATEPADCVLVAPDTAIFCADEPVKREDEERLDGPGYDDVGGVRKQLAQIRELVELPLRHPKLFQTLGVKPPKGILLYGPPGTGKTLLGRAIASESGAHFVVVNGPEIMSKMAGESEANLRRVFEDAERLAPSIIFMDEIDAIAPNRDKTHGEVERRVVSQLLTLMDGLRPRTQVVVIGATNRPNSLDPALRRFGRFDRELDIGVPDDIGRLEILRIHSKDMPLADDVDLERIGKDTHGFVGADLAALCSEAAFQLIREKMDVIDVEDETIDVDVLNSLRVCNDHLKHAMEVTKPSALRETGLVEVPKVSWEDIGGLEDVKLELQETVQYPVEHPEMFEMFGMSPSRGVLFYGPPGCGKTMLAKAIAKECKANFISVKGPELLTMWYGESEANVRDLFDKARAAAPCILFFDELDSIAVKRGNNVGDAGGTSDRVLNQLLTEMDGINAKKTVFVIGATNRPDIIDPAMLRPGRLDQLIYIPLPDEPSRLQIFRSCLRRSPVSRRVHLPALARLTAGFSGADITEICQRACKLAVRDVIQRSLAVGKAAAMRGAEIGLLHFLGALKHARRSVSDMDVLKYEFFAQRLKGGSFEEEPIIAAPMGKEPLTITEIENDEATMDEDSLY